In Acidobacteriota bacterium, a single genomic region encodes these proteins:
- a CDS encoding pilus assembly protein PilM — protein MFGRSRGLIGLDIGDSSVKVVELKEVGKGRGHQLARLAWEPLSSEAIVDGQIMDSQLVTETVQRLLQRCRVKPSTSVATALSGHHVIVKRISLPVMNEQELAESIHWEAEQYIPFDIEDVNLDYQILEGSSLSGEGNMDVLLAAAKKDKINDYIGVISDAGYKVDTVDIAAFAMQNAFEVNYDFEPDQVLALVDIGSAVSSISVLHRGTSVYWRDINIGGNHYTDAIQKELNLSADQAEQLKRGEEIDGIPYERVLPIMSAVGEDIGTEIQKTLDFFKQISATDQPLDRMYLTGGTAQVVHLKESLSERLNTQAELLNPFRRIPSAGKDASAELVNDMMPTASVAVGLALRKAGE, from the coding sequence ATGTTCGGACGGAGCCGTGGTCTAATCGGCCTCGACATCGGGGACAGTTCGGTAAAGGTCGTCGAGCTGAAAGAGGTAGGCAAAGGACGGGGGCATCAGCTCGCTCGTCTGGCCTGGGAGCCTCTCTCATCGGAAGCCATCGTCGATGGCCAGATCATGGACTCGCAGCTCGTCACGGAGACCGTCCAACGGCTTCTCCAGCGCTGTCGAGTCAAACCCTCCACGTCGGTCGCGACCGCCCTCAGCGGTCACCACGTGATCGTCAAACGGATCAGCCTGCCCGTGATGAACGAGCAGGAGCTGGCCGAGTCGATCCATTGGGAGGCCGAGCAGTACATCCCGTTCGATATCGAGGATGTGAATCTGGACTACCAGATTCTCGAGGGTTCGAGCCTCTCCGGCGAGGGGAACATGGATGTCCTGCTGGCCGCGGCAAAGAAGGACAAGATCAACGACTACATCGGTGTGATCTCCGATGCCGGCTACAAGGTCGATACCGTCGACATTGCAGCCTTCGCCATGCAGAACGCGTTTGAAGTCAACTACGACTTCGAGCCGGATCAGGTACTGGCGTTGGTGGACATCGGATCCGCCGTCTCCTCGATCTCCGTCCTGCACCGTGGTACATCGGTCTACTGGCGCGACATCAATATCGGTGGCAATCACTATACCGACGCGATTCAGAAAGAGTTGAACCTCTCCGCCGATCAGGCCGAACAGCTCAAGCGCGGCGAGGAGATCGACGGGATCCCGTACGAGCGTGTGCTGCCGATCATGTCTGCGGTGGGCGAGGATATCGGCACGGAGATCCAGAAGACGCTGGACTTCTTCAAGCAGATCTCCGCCACGGACCAACCGCTCGATCGTATGTATCTGACCGGTGGAACGGCCCAGGTCGTCCACCTGAAAGAGTCCCTCAGCGAGCGACTCAATACACAGGCTGAACTCCTCAACCCGTTCCGGCGCATTCCTTCGGCCGGAAAGGACGCCAGCGCAGAGTTGGTGAACGACATGATGCCGACGGCCTCGGTGGCGGTCGGTCTTGCGCTGCGCAAGGCGGGGGAGTAA